A DNA window from Clostridia bacterium contains the following coding sequences:
- a CDS encoding nucleotidyltransferase domain-containing protein has protein sequence MRRRDVVERIRDAVVSVLTKRDQVVADYLLGSTVTEQATTISDVDIAVLTDGGISLLDDLSVSADVAVALGREDVDLLVPNSARNDLQHAVISESLAHEPPQAGDV, from the coding sequence GTGCGCAGACGTGACGTTGTTGAGCGAATCAGGGACGCAGTAGTGTCTGTCCTCACGAAACGCGATCAGGTTGTGGCAGATTATCTCCTGGGTTCCACAGTCACGGAACAGGCCACTACCATAAGCGATGTCGACATTGCCGTTCTCACCGACGGCGGCATCTCTCTTTTGGATGACTTGTCGGTGTCGGCTGATGTGGCGGTGGCGCTCGGGAGAGAGGACGTGGATCTGCTGGTCCCGAACTCCGCCCGCAATGATCTGCAGCATGCAGTCATATCAGAGTCGTTGGCTCATGAACCACCTCAGGCAGGCGATGTTTAG